From the genome of Eremothecium gossypii ATCC 10895 chromosome I, complete sequence:
ATTGCAGTATATTGCAGGTTTGGGTAAACGTAAGGCTATCGACTTCTTGGAATCCCTGCAGAGACTGAACGAACCGCTTTTGGCTCGTCAGCAGCTGATTACGCACGATATCTTGCATAAGACAATCTTCATGAACTCTGCAGGATTCTTATACATATCCTGGAATGAGAAAAACCAGCGATACGAAGATCTAGAGCATGACCACCTTGACAGTACCAGAATACACCCTGAAGATTACCATCTAGCAACAAAGGTGGCTGCTGACGCTCTGGAGTACGACCCAGACGCCATTCGCGAAAAAGAAGAACAGGGCGCTATGAGTGAATTCATAGAATTATTACGCGATGATCCAGATCGCAGGATGAAGTTGGAGTCTTTAAATCTCGAAGAGTATGCGGATGAACTCGAACGCTCGACTGGACAGCGTAAATTGAACAACCTAAACACCATCGTTCTTGAACTGCTCGAAGGGTTTGAAGAATTGAGAAATGACTTCCACCCGCTTCAGGGAGACGAAATCTTTACCTCGCTAACGGGCGAAACAGACAAGACATTCTTCAAAGGAAGCATAATCCCCGTACGTGTGGAAAGATTCAAGCACAACGACATTATTTGTATCTCGAATTCTCAAGTTGAATGTATCGTGAACGCACAGCGACACCTAGGAGTGCAGCTAAAGCGCCCTGCATCTGATATTTACGAAGTCGGTAAGACCTACCCTGCGAAGATTATCTTTATCGATTATGAAAACATCAGCGCAGAAGTTTCTCTCCTTGACCATGACGTCAAACACCAATACATACCGGTTGACTACAGCAAGGACCCCACAATCTGGAATCTGAAGCAGGAACTGGAGGACGTTGAGGAAGAAAAGAAAATCTCCATGGCAGAGGCCCGCGCGAAGAGAACACACCGTGTCATCAACCACCCATACTACTTCCCCTTCAACGGGAAACAGGCAGAAGACTACCTGAGAAGTAAGGAGCGGGGCGAGTTCATTATCAGACAGTCTTCTCGTGGCGATGACCATCTGGCCATCACCTGGAAGTTGGACAAGGACCTGTTCCAGCACGTCGACATCCTGGAGCTCGACAAGGAAAACCCGCTCGCGCTCGGCAAAACGCTGATAGTTGACAACAACAAGTACAATGATCTGGATCACGTCATTGTGGAGTACCTCCAGAACAAAATCAAGCTTCTGAACGAGATCACCTCGAATGAGAAGTTCAAGAAGGGCACGAAGAAAGAGGTGGTAAAGTTCATCGAGGACTACTCCAACGTCAACCCTAACAGGTCCGTGTACTATCTGAGCTTCAACTACGAGCACCCGGGGTGGTTCTACCTGATGTTCAAGATCAACGCACAGTCGAAACTGTGCACCTGGAACGTCAAGCTTACTCACAACGGGTTCTCCCTGGCCGATTATAATTATCCTACCGTCATCCAGTTGTGCAACGGGTTCAAGACCCTGCTGAAATCCAGTAGCAGAGCGCGCACTCAGGAAGCTAGCGGCAGTGGCTACTACGGCTATTAGATTCCTCCCCTGGTTTCAGTTTCAAAGCCTGTCCATGTCCGCGACGCCGACACTGTCCGGGCGAAAGGTATCGGGCCTTCCACATAGAACATTGTAGTATATTAATAAACCGCCGACTGCCTGCGCTTGCTGCACACGCGGTGAGCAATGCTGTGCGCACTTGATCAGCCTCTCATTCTCTTCCTTTGTAGGACTACGTACCTAGTGATTCCTGTGGTTTGGCGTTGCCCTCAGCTTTTTTCCGAAGCGAAAGCCCATCTCATCAACAACTGAGGAGCTCAACAATTCCACATTCCAACCCGGTTTCTCTTTCGGTCACTGGTTTTTCGAATTTACGTCGAATTGAATAAAACTTAAAGTATTCTGAACAAGATATTGCACTAGTGCATCATGTCCCGTATACTATTGGCTACTAGGCCATGCAAGGGTGTGACCCCATATGCCTTGCGGCCGGTACTGGCGAGTCGATATAATCTGATCAGTGGTAGACGCCTTATGGCTACGGGCCCGGCGCCAAAGTCGGATTCGAAGCTCCCAGCAAAGCCCGCTTCTCCTGCAGAGGCGGCCCCCAAGCCATCGCTATGGTCTCGGGTGAAGCATGAAGCGCAGCACTACTGGGACGGCACGAAGTTGTTGGGTCTGGAGGTGAAGATATCGTTTAAGCTGGTGATGAAGATGTCTGCGGGGTACGAGCTATCGCGCAGAGAGATGCTGCAGCTCAAGCGGACGACCACGGACGTGGTGCGTCTGGTACCGTTCAGTGCATTTGTCATTATTCCATTTGCCGAGTTGCTGCTGCCCATTGCGCTCAAGTTGTTCCCCAACATGCTTCCGTCGACCTACGAGTCCAAGACTGACaagcagaagaagctggagaaCCTGAGGAAAACGCGCGCAGTGATGTCCGAGATCatcaaggagaagaagTCCCACTTCAAACCCAGCGACATAACGGAATCCCAGAAGATGATCTTCAACAGCTTCTACAAGCACGTCCGCGAAACCGGGGAGCCTGAGTCCCGCGAGCAGCTGATCCAGGTTGCCCGCCTGTTCTCCGACGACACTGTTTTGGACAACTTGACCCGCCCGCACCTGGTGGCGATTGCGAAGTACATCAATCTCCAGCCATTCGGGACTGACGTGATGTTGCGTTACCGTATTCGCTACAAGATGTTGCAGCTGAAAAAGGACGACTTTGCCTTGTTCTACGAGGGCGTGGACCTGTTGAACTCCGCAGAATTGCGGACTGCGTGCGCTTCTAGAGGCATCAGAAACCTCAATGTCGAGGACGCTGTCCTGCGCGACAATCTCAACATCTGGCTCAACATGAGGCTGAAGGAAAAGATCCCATCGACTCTATTGATTATGGCTACGGCCTACACCTATGGCGACATCAGCTCCCAGAAGACTCTCTATGACGCCTTGTGCGACGTCTTGAGCGGTATCCCAGACGAGCTTTACCACGAAGTCAAAGTCAATGTTGTCGAAGAGGACGATGCGACAAACAAGTCCAAGatggcgcagctgcgcgagcaAGAGGAGATCATGAGAGAGGAGGAGCAGCAAGAAAAGGACGCTGTCGTCAAGGTCAGAGACCAGTTACGGCTGGATGACCTTGACGAGCCGGCTGCTGCTATTCCAGAGCCCGTTGCAGACAAGGAACCAACTACGGGCGACGCCACCAAAGATGGCAAGCCACCCCAGCATACCGCTAAATAGTTAAACAAGTGTTGGGCGACACGGATTTCGATGATGTATAGATTTTATGTATTGGACCAACTGTCTTTTTTACCACTTGCATTCGGGGCTTGGATGAGGCACATGTTAATCGTCAGAAGCGAGGCTATCCCTATTAACTCTTACCAGTCCTTTAATGACCCGCTATTCCGACATTGGGCCTTTCGGCATGCATGACTGGGCCCTTCAGGATCTGAACACTGATTCTATCCGCAGTATAAATAGCACCTTCAACTACTGAAAAGCGTGTAACAAAGGAGGCCGATCATCTGCAACTTCTATTTTGAATCACCAAAGCATAATGACTACTACCGCAGCGCAATTACGGAAGGAGCTCTGCCGCTCGCAAACTGGTTATGGACTCATGGGCCTGACTTGGAGAGATGTTCCTTCAGAACCGGAAACTGCATTCGAATGCATGCGGAAGGCTATTTCCTGTTGCAAACAGGGTAAGATACTTTTCAATTGCGGCGAATTCTACGGAGGCGACTTCCTTAATCTGCACTACGTACGGGACTTCTTCCGCCTGCATCCAGCGCGTGAACGGGTCATTCTTTGCGTGAAGGGGGCGGTGGACAACGCAACGTTGCAGCCTGTGGGCGATCCGGTGAGCGTGCGCAAGTCCATGGACAATTGCCTCCGTGAGATAGGTGGGTACATCGACATCTTCGAATGCGCAAGGTTTGATCCCAAGGCGGTGGCCCCCGGGGAACTGTACCCACGCGCGTCCATCGAGGCCGTCGTGGAATATGTGAAAGCGGGCAAAATCGGTGCAATAGGCCTGAGCGAGGTCACTGCCGAGCAGGTCCGGGCCATCTCCAGGGACTACGGCGAGTACCTTGCGTGTGTGGAGGTGGAGTTCTCCATGCTAAGCAGAGACATATTGCACAACGGTCTAGCACAGACGTGCGCGGAACTGGGCATACCCATTCTATGCTATTCCCCATTGGCCAGGGGTCTACTTACAAACGCCATCAGCACTCCTGATGACGTGCCAGCAGGCGATCTCCGCCGGCTCCTTGCTCGTTTTGGACATGACGCGCTTGCGAACAACCTGCAGGCGGCCACGTTCCTTCAGGAGCACATAATAAAGCCTCGTGCACCGCCCCCGCCGCTGCCCGCTGTGGCGCTGGCCTGGATTAGATCGTGGTCAGGTACCCACAAGGGCACCCACTTCTTGCCGATCCCAGGCGCGACCACGCCGCAGAGAGTTGAAGAATCGCTCAGTATCTGCGAACTGACAccggaggagctggacTCGATCAATGCGTTCTTGGAGCAATTCACTGCAGCGGGGCGCAGGGACGAGTTTTTGGCCAGAAATTAGCACGCATATACTCACAACGGCCATATGCAGCTACCAGAGCCAGCCCACCCCCCTATGTCCCATGCGCAGCAAGTTGGACATTAATTCTATGGATATATAAGTATTTAGTCGAACACATTAGCCAGATAGGCGATACATCGTGAGCTTTGGTTGGTCGGTCAGTTGTCTTAGAGCGCTCCTGCCTGGGATTACATAAAATCTTGAACCGAAAAATTTGCTCCACTGATGAAGCCTGAACCAGCGAAAGACGCCAGTGAATGCTGAGGAGTTGCTTACTTAGTGACTCATTTCATCTGTTAAAGCAGCAGCTATTCCGATCCACGGCACCTAGAAGCATTTTTGAGCGGATTAGACCCCAATCTGTAGCGATGTCCACAGAGCAACAGTTACCTGAGGTCGATGCCAATGGTGAGATCATCATCAACCCACTCAAGGAGGATGGCAGCCCCAAGACCGCTAAGGAAGTGGAAAAGGAGAGAAAGAAGGCGGAGAAGCTGTTGAAGTTCGCGGCCAAGCAGGCCAAGAAGGCGGAGAACAAGGCCAACCAGCAGAAGAACCAGACGAAGAAGGaaaagaagaagaaggagacAGAGGCGGTGGTGGAGTTTGTGGACGAGACTGTCCCGGGCGAGAAGAAGATTCTGAAGTCTCTGGACGACCCTGCGCTGAAAGCGTACAACCCGGCCAACGTGGAGTCGTCGTGGTACGACTGGTGGGTCAAGTCTGGGTTTTTCGAACCGGAGTTGACCAAGGACGGCAAAATCAAGCCAGAGGGCATTTTCTGTATTCCTGCCCCACCTCCAAACGTCACCGGTGCTTTGCATATTGGACATGCGTTGACGATTGCCATCCAGGACTCATTGATCAGATACAACCGCATGAAGGGCAAGACCGTTCTGTTCTTGCCAGGGTTCGACCATGCGGGTATTGCGACCCAGTCCGTTGTTGAGAAGCAGATCTGGGCCAACGAGAAGAAGACCAGACACGATTACGGCAGAGAGGAGTTCGTAAAGAAGGTGTGGGACTGGAAGGAGGTGTACCACGCCAAGATCAAGAGTCAGGTGCAGAGGTTGGGTGCTTCGTACGACTGGAGCCGCGAGGCGTTCACACTGGACCCTGAGCTGTCGCGCTCTGTCACTGAGGCCTTTGTGCGGCTGCACGAGGAGGGCGTCATCTACCGTGCGTCTCGCTTGGTCAACTGGTCTGTTAAGCTAAACACTGCCATCTCGAATCTGGAAGTAGAAAACAAGGAGATCGCCGGGAAAACGTTGCTCTCTGTTCCAGGCTATGATGAGAAGGTTGAGTTTGGTGTGTTGACTTCCTTTGCTTACCCTGTTGTGGACTCTGATGAAAAGTTGATCATTGCAACTACCAGACCCGAGACCATGTTCGGTGACACGGCAATTGCCATCCACCCAGATGACCCTCGCTACAAGCATTTGCACGGTAAGTTTGTTCAGCATCCATTTTTGCCACGCAAGATGCCAATTGTCTGCGATGCGGAAGCTGTTGACATGGAATTCGGTACTGGTGCTGTCAAGATTACTCCAGGCCATGACCAGAATGATTACAACACTGGTAAACGCCATGACTTGGAGATTATTAACATACTGACGGATGACGGTTTACTGAATGAGAACTGTGGTCCTGAGTGGCAGGGAATGAAGCGTTTCGACGCCAGAAAGAGAGTGATCGAGAAGCTTCAGGAGCTTGGGCTGTTCGTCAGCCAGCAAGACAATGAAATGGTTATTCCAACATGCTCGCGGTCTGGTGACGTTATTGAACCTATCTTGAAGCCACAATGGTGGGTCTCGCAAGGTGAGATGGCTAAGGAAGCTATCAACGCGGTGAAGGATGGCCGGATCACAATCACTCCAAAATCTTCGGCTTCCGAATACTTCCACTGGCTAGAAAACATCCAGGACTGGTGTATCTCGAGACAGCTATGGTGGGGCCACCGTTGTCCAGTCTACTTTGTAAATATCGAGGGGAAGGAACAAAGCAGAAACGAAGGTACCTATTGGGTTTCCGGCCGTAATCTGGAAGAGGCCCAGAAGAAGGCTGCTGAAAAGTTCCCTAACGAGGTCTACACTTTGGAGCAGGATGAAGATGTCCTAGACACCTGGTTTTCGTCTGGTCTATGGCCATTCTCCACTTTGGGTTGGCCAGATAAGACTCCCGACATGAGCACGTTCTATCCATTTTCGATGTTGGAGACCGGTTGGGATATCTTGTACTTCTGGGTTGCAAGAATGATCCTGTTGGGCATCAAGCTAACTGGTAACGTTCCATTCAACGAGGTGTTCTGCCATTCTTTGGTGCGTGACGCTCAAGGTCGCAAGATGTCCAAGTCTTTGGGTAACGTTGTTGACCCATTGTATGTGATCACTGGTAGTTCTCTAGAGGAATTGCACGCCACTCTGTCGAAGGGTAATTTGGACCCAAGAGAAGTTGAGAAGGCCAAGGCTGGGCAAAAAGAATCGTATCCAAACGGTATCCCACAGTGTGGTACAGATGCATTGAGATTCGCCCTATGTGCATACACTACGGGTGGACGTGACATCAACCTTGACATTCTGCGTGTTGAAGGTTACAGAAAGTTCTGTAACAAGATATACCAGGCTACCAAGTTTGCCTTGATGCGTTTGGGTGACGACTATGTCCCACCAGCCGAGGAACAACTTTCCGGCAACGAGTCGCTAGTTGAAAAGTGGATTTTGCACGAGCTCTCATCCActgctaagactgtgaacgAGGCATTTGACAAGCGTGACTTCCTAACCTCCACTTCGGCTATCTACGACTTCTGGTACCTAATTTGTGATGTCTATATCGAGAACTCGAAGTACCTAATTCAAGAGGGCACCGATCTGGAAAAGAAGTCTGCCAGAGACACTCTATACACCTTGGTTGATAATGCATTGAGATTGATCCACCCATTCATGCCATTCATTAGTGAAGAGATGTGGCAACATCTTCCAAAACGTGCTTCCGAGACTAGCGAATCGATTGTCAAGGCCAAATACCCGGTGTTCCGCCAGGACTTCTTTGATGAGGAATCTGCTGCGGACTACAACTTAGTGTTATCCGCCACCAAGGAGGCTAGATCTTTGTTGGCTGAATACAACATTGTCAAAAACGGCAAAGTCTTCATCGAAGTCCAAGGCAACAATGACAAGGTGTTCACCTGCTTGAACTCTCAGAGCGCCTCGATCGTGTCTTTGATTAAGGCCATTGACCAGGTCACTGTTGTACGCTCTGCTACTGAAATCCCAGAGGGCTGTGTGCTAAGCAGCGTTACCCCCGACGTCAACGTGCACGCCTTGGTAAAGGGCCAAGTGGATATCGACACCGAGATCCAAAAGTTCAACAAGAAGCTGGACAAGGCACAAAAGTCAAAGGAGGCTATCGAAAAGGTGGTGGGCAGCAGCGACTATGAGACCAAGGCAAACGAGCAGGCGAAGAAGGCCAACAAGGATAGATTAGACAGCATCGCTGCTGAGATTGAGTCTTTGGAAGCCACCATCGCTAACCTCGAAAAGTTGAAGTTGTAAGCATCTTAACTCTCAGAAAGCCATTCCAGTGTTCGTAATTAGATAGCTATGTATAGGTATCACAAAAGTAATGTCAGCGCGGCTACCGCTACTTCTTCCAAATGAAGTCCTTTTCTAGCTTTTCCTTCACCGCATGGCGTAGCTCGCCCGCCAGACGAACACACTCCTTTtccgccagctccagcacctTGGAGACCGTGGACTCCTCGAAGGTTCCGTTTCcatccagcagcagcagggtGTTCACGCCGTCTGCAACGCTGAACGCGGCTGTGAACACGCTCCGGGCATCTTGCAGCTCTGCCGGGCTCGGGTTCTGCGTCAGCTCCCCCTCCGTACTCACAGCTATTGAAACAGCGCTCAACACCGCCCGCAGTGGCACCCCTGCATCCAGCAGCGCAAGATAGGCCGCGTTCAGAGCGACAGCCAACTCCATGTGCTCATGCTGACCGACCGACTTCAGTACCTGCAGCGTAATCTGGCACAGCTGCCGCGGATGCAAAAACGTCTCTACCACAGGTGTGATGGTCGCGCGTACCTTATCTTCAAGCAGCTTCTCGCGTGTGGTCGGCGGGCCCGCAGCTGGCCGCACGATTACGTCCAGGGCCAGATGCTGCGGAATTTCCTGCCTGGCTTTGGGTTCGATGGGCCCAGAGACACCGCAGATAGCAGAGGCTGCGGCTGTGGAGAACTTCGACGACCCATCGACGTGGCTCAGAATACCGAGAGACATATCAGATTGGAGGTCGATAGGCTGCTCGGTGGTGAAGTTCGTTTGAGCATTTCGAGAAATTTTTTCCGGCGATGAGCTACAGCTCGAAAGACAATGGTAGTGGTGGACTACCATCGCCGCCCCACCACCGCCTCCCAAGCCTGCTCACGAGATGGCTGCCAGTAGTGGTTCTCCGCAGCTGGCCACCGAAGACCACCTGCGCAAGGGTGAGGCCGTCAGCGGCCTGCACGCGGTTGTCGCGGGGTCGGTGTCCGGGCTCGTCGCCAGGAGCGTCACCGCGCCCATGGACACCGTCAAGAtccgccgccagctgcaaCTCGCTTCCGAGCACAAGTACCACGGTATCCTGCACACATTCCGCACCGTTGCGCGCGAGGAGGGCGTGCGTGCTCTGTGGAAGGGCAACGTGCCCGCCTCCGCGATGTACGTGCTCTACGGCTCGCTGCAG
Proteins encoded in this window:
- the YLH47 gene encoding Ylh47p (Syntenic homolog of Saccharomyces cerevisiae YPR125W (YLH47)), which translates into the protein MSRILLATRPCKGVTPYALRPVLASRYNLISGRRLMATGPAPKSDSKLPAKPASPAEAAPKPSLWSRVKHEAQHYWDGTKLLGLEVKISFKLVMKMSAGYELSRREMLQLKRTTTDVVRLVPFSAFVIIPFAELLLPIALKLFPNMLPSTYESKTDKQKKLENLRKTRAVMSEIIKEKKSHFKPSDITESQKMIFNSFYKHVRETGEPESREQLIQVARLFSDDTVLDNLTRPHLVAIAKYINLQPFGTDVMLRYRIRYKMLQLKKDDFALFYEGVDLLNSAELRTACASRGIRNLNVEDAVLRDNLNIWLNMRLKEKIPSTLLIMATAYTYGDISSQKTLYDALCDVLSGIPDELYHEVKVNVVEEDDATNKSKMAQLREQEEIMREEEQQEKDAVVKVRDQLRLDDLDEPAAAIPEPVADKEPTTGDATKDGKPPQHTAK
- a CDS encoding pyridoxine 4-dehydrogenase (Syntenic homolog of Saccharomyces cerevisiae YPR127W): MTTTAAQLRKELCRSQTGYGLMGLTWRDVPSEPETAFECMRKAISCCKQGKILFNCGEFYGGDFLNLHYVRDFFRLHPARERVILCVKGAVDNATLQPVGDPVSVRKSMDNCLREIGGYIDIFECARFDPKAVAPGELYPRASIEAVVEYVKAGKIGAIGLSEVTAEQVRAISRDYGEYLACVEVEFSMLSRDILHNGLAQTCAELGIPILCYSPLARGLLTNAISTPDDVPAGDLRRLLARFGHDALANNLQAATFLQEHIIKPRAPPPPLPAVALAWIRSWSGTHKGTHFLPIPGATTPQRVEESLSICELTPEELDSINAFLEQFTAAGRRDEFLARN
- the VAS1 gene encoding valine--tRNA ligase (Syntenic homolog of Saccharomyces cerevisiae YGR094W (VAS1)) yields the protein MLRSCLLSDSFHLLKQQLFRSTAPRSIFERIRPQSVAMSTEQQLPEVDANGEIIINPLKEDGSPKTAKEVEKERKKAEKLLKFAAKQAKKAENKANQQKNQTKKEKKKKETEAVVEFVDETVPGEKKILKSLDDPALKAYNPANVESSWYDWWVKSGFFEPELTKDGKIKPEGIFCIPAPPPNVTGALHIGHALTIAIQDSLIRYNRMKGKTVLFLPGFDHAGIATQSVVEKQIWANEKKTRHDYGREEFVKKVWDWKEVYHAKIKSQVQRLGASYDWSREAFTLDPELSRSVTEAFVRLHEEGVIYRASRLVNWSVKLNTAISNLEVENKEIAGKTLLSVPGYDEKVEFGVLTSFAYPVVDSDEKLIIATTRPETMFGDTAIAIHPDDPRYKHLHGKFVQHPFLPRKMPIVCDAEAVDMEFGTGAVKITPGHDQNDYNTGKRHDLEIINILTDDGLLNENCGPEWQGMKRFDARKRVIEKLQELGLFVSQQDNEMVIPTCSRSGDVIEPILKPQWWVSQGEMAKEAINAVKDGRITITPKSSASEYFHWLENIQDWCISRQLWWGHRCPVYFVNIEGKEQSRNEGTYWVSGRNLEEAQKKAAEKFPNEVYTLEQDEDVLDTWFSSGLWPFSTLGWPDKTPDMSTFYPFSMLETGWDILYFWVARMILLGIKLTGNVPFNEVFCHSLVRDAQGRKMSKSLGNVVDPLYVITGSSLEELHATLSKGNLDPREVEKAKAGQKESYPNGIPQCGTDALRFALCAYTTGGRDINLDILRVEGYRKFCNKIYQATKFALMRLGDDYVPPAEEQLSGNESLVEKWILHELSSTAKTVNEAFDKRDFLTSTSAIYDFWYLICDVYIENSKYLIQEGTDLEKKSARDTLYTLVDNALRLIHPFMPFISEEMWQHLPKRASETSESIVKAKYPVFRQDFFDEESAADYNLVLSATKEARSLLAEYNIVKNGKVFIEVQGNNDKVFTCLNSQSASIVSLIKAIDQVTVVRSATEIPEGCVLSSVTPDVNVHALVKGQVDIDTEIQKFNKKLDKAQKSKEAIEKVVGSSDYETKANEQAKKANKDRLDSIAAEIESLEATIANLEKLKL
- the RRP46 gene encoding exosome non-catalytic core subunit RRP46 (Syntenic homolog of Saccharomyces cerevisiae YGR095C (RRP46)); translated protein: MSLGILSHVDGSSKFSTAAASAICGVSGPIEPKARQEIPQHLALDVIVRPAAGPPTTREKLLEDKVRATITPVVETFLHPRQLCQITLQVLKSVGQHEHMELAVALNAAYLALLDAGVPLRAVLSAVSIAVSTEGELTQNPSPAELQDARSVFTAAFSVADGVNTLLLLDGNGTFEESTVSKVLELAEKECVRLAGELRHAVKEKLEKDFIWKK